A genomic segment from Halobellus litoreus encodes:
- a CDS encoding DUF1850 domain-containing protein, with product MVVLAGVAVAAPTGQVLVVEDLDTGERYITQPVDDGSTVGLEYMHSVEKTRVYDEYRVEGQTLVNTRMEFESYGWGLPARVNVTNVNGTFVYDPAEPITTIETLSVSPGRIANHTLIIDDQQYDLVGRTNASDVRIHIERRTLGDVFL from the coding sequence GTGGTCGTGCTCGCGGGCGTGGCTGTGGCAGCCCCGACGGGGCAGGTGCTCGTCGTCGAGGACCTCGATACGGGCGAACGCTACATCACCCAGCCCGTCGACGACGGAAGCACTGTCGGTCTGGAGTATATGCACAGCGTCGAGAAGACCCGCGTGTACGACGAGTACCGCGTCGAGGGGCAAACTCTCGTGAACACGCGGATGGAGTTCGAATCTTACGGCTGGGGGTTGCCGGCGCGGGTCAACGTGACGAACGTCAACGGGACGTTCGTGTACGATCCCGCGGAGCCAATCACGACGATCGAAACGCTCTCGGTGTCGCCAGGACGGATCGCAAACCATACCTTGATCATCGATGACCAACAGTATGACCTGGTTGGGCGGACCAACGCCAGTGACGTCCGTATCCATATCGAGCGGCGAACGCTAGGGGACGTA